Proteins encoded together in one Micromonospora kangleipakensis window:
- a CDS encoding putative bifunctional diguanylate cyclase/phosphodiesterase, translated as MGLRGTPTGVLLLTAAVGVTALAAAVVGLTVPVSLPSDDALPAPARFGIAVAAFAVAQLARLRFRTAAGMVSITWGEAALIVCLYLVPAGWLPAAALLGAGTAWTAMSLLTDRRPALELVRITGSLTAATALAVAIASALGRPLLAAPTPALALALTASSVTYLLTSGWLGGATLALRHGVPIGPPLLAALRGKLLMFVGNVAVGLVVVTLLELDARWLLLLPPPLWLLQQTYRHRLRADQERRTWQAFAEATAALNQLDERGVATAAVSGALTLFGAELVDVNVARGDGRWWRYRADLGGQLRDREVDPPGSTEPAEHELVRPLTVGSVGVGELRVHFARSAPPSARERDAVAAFGDALAAALHDAATHRELRLVTERSLYAAAHDQLTGLVNRAAMLDQGDQALRQLAHDHPVALLLLDINQFKEVNDTLGHAAGDQLLRLTANRLAALARPGDLLGRLGGDEFALLLTAVPVVGDRAAPMAYALRQAREIAERLAAPTEVAGVRMSVEVSVGVVVADAGTADLTELLRRADIAMYQAKEGGGSVAAYDSSRDAASTDHLALLAELREALAADDQLVLALQPAVDLATGAPTGVEALIRWRHPRRGWLGPSDFIRPVENSEQLGAFTRYVLDKALAVAADWAREGLDLPISVNLSARSLLDPRLPAEIGEALRRHQVPPRRLVLEITETVVMSELEVIDEVLATLRSMGVQLAVDDFGTGFSSLTFLTRIAVDELKVDRSFVIRMADSPEAAAIVRTTVGLAHELGLRVVAEGVETAEQRTALAELGCTAAQGYHFFKPMPADKINAVLGSLLDTAPGNVFPLRADGAS; from the coding sequence CTGGGCCTGCGCGGCACGCCGACCGGGGTGCTCCTGCTGACCGCCGCGGTCGGGGTCACCGCACTGGCCGCCGCCGTCGTCGGCCTGACCGTCCCGGTGTCCCTCCCGTCGGACGACGCGCTACCGGCCCCGGCCCGCTTCGGCATCGCCGTCGCCGCGTTCGCCGTCGCCCAGCTCGCCCGGCTCCGGTTCCGGACCGCCGCCGGGATGGTGAGCATCACCTGGGGCGAGGCCGCCCTCATCGTCTGCCTGTACCTCGTACCTGCCGGCTGGCTGCCGGCGGCGGCCCTGCTCGGCGCCGGGACGGCCTGGACGGCCATGTCCCTGCTCACCGACCGCCGGCCGGCGCTGGAGCTCGTCCGGATCACCGGATCGCTGACCGCCGCCACCGCGCTCGCCGTCGCGATCGCCAGCGCGCTGGGCCGGCCCCTGCTGGCCGCGCCGACCCCGGCGCTCGCCCTCGCGCTCACCGCCAGCTCGGTGACCTACCTGCTCACCAGCGGCTGGCTCGGCGGGGCGACCCTGGCGCTGCGGCACGGCGTCCCGATCGGACCGCCGCTGCTCGCCGCGCTCCGCGGCAAGCTGCTGATGTTCGTCGGCAACGTGGCCGTCGGCCTGGTGGTCGTCACCCTGCTGGAGCTCGACGCCCGCTGGCTGCTGCTGCTCCCGCCGCCGCTCTGGCTGCTCCAGCAGACGTACCGCCACCGGCTCCGGGCCGACCAGGAGCGGCGCACCTGGCAAGCGTTCGCGGAGGCGACCGCCGCCCTCAACCAGCTCGACGAGCGGGGCGTGGCGACCGCCGCGGTGTCCGGCGCGCTCACCCTCTTCGGTGCGGAACTGGTCGACGTGAACGTCGCCCGGGGCGACGGCCGGTGGTGGCGGTACCGGGCGGACCTCGGTGGCCAGCTGCGCGACCGCGAGGTGGACCCGCCGGGGAGCACCGAGCCGGCCGAACACGAGCTGGTCCGACCGCTGACCGTGGGCAGCGTCGGGGTGGGGGAGCTGCGGGTCCACTTCGCCCGGTCGGCCCCGCCCAGCGCCCGGGAGCGGGACGCCGTCGCCGCCTTCGGCGACGCCCTGGCCGCCGCCCTGCACGACGCCGCGACGCACCGTGAGCTGCGGCTGGTCACCGAGCGTTCCTTGTACGCGGCGGCGCACGACCAGCTCACCGGGCTGGTCAACCGGGCCGCCATGCTCGACCAGGGCGACCAGGCGTTGCGCCAGCTCGCCCACGACCACCCGGTGGCGCTGCTGCTGCTCGACATCAACCAGTTCAAAGAGGTCAACGACACGCTCGGGCACGCGGCCGGCGACCAGCTGCTGCGGCTGACCGCCAACCGGCTGGCGGCCCTCGCCCGCCCCGGTGACCTGCTCGGCCGGCTCGGTGGGGACGAGTTCGCCCTGCTGCTGACCGCGGTCCCGGTGGTCGGCGACCGCGCCGCGCCGATGGCGTACGCGCTGCGGCAGGCCCGGGAGATCGCCGAGCGGCTCGCCGCGCCGACCGAGGTGGCGGGCGTACGGATGTCCGTCGAGGTCTCGGTGGGCGTGGTGGTCGCCGACGCGGGCACCGCCGATCTGACCGAGCTGCTGCGCCGGGCCGACATCGCGATGTACCAGGCGAAGGAGGGCGGCGGCAGCGTCGCCGCGTACGACAGCTCCCGGGACGCCGCGAGCACCGACCACCTGGCGCTCCTCGCGGAGCTGCGGGAGGCGCTTGCGGCCGACGATCAGCTGGTGCTGGCATTGCAGCCGGCGGTGGACCTGGCCACCGGCGCGCCGACCGGGGTGGAGGCGCTGATCCGCTGGCGGCACCCGCGCCGCGGCTGGCTCGGCCCGTCCGACTTCATCCGCCCCGTGGAGAACAGCGAGCAGCTCGGCGCCTTCACCCGGTACGTGCTGGACAAGGCCCTCGCAGTCGCCGCCGACTGGGCCCGCGAGGGGCTGGACCTGCCGATCTCGGTGAACCTGTCGGCGCGCAGCCTGCTCGATCCCCGGCTGCCGGCGGAGATCGGCGAGGCGCTGCGCCGGCACCAGGTGCCGCCGCGCCGGCTGGTCCTGGAGATCACCGAGACGGTGGTGATGAGCGAGCTGGAGGTCATCGACGAGGTGCTCGCCACGCTGCGGTCGATGGGGGTGCAGCTCGCCGTCGACGACTTCGGCACCGGCTTCTCGTCGCTGACCTTCCTCACCCGGATCGCCGTCGACGAGCTGAAGGTGGACCGCTCCTTCGTGATCCGGATGGCCGACTCGCCGGAGGCGGCGGCGATCGTCCGGACCACTGTGGGGCTCGCCCACGAGCTGGGGCTGCGGGTGGTCGCCGAGGGGGTGGAGACCGCCGAGCAGCGGACCGCCCTGGCCGAGCTGGGCTGCACGGCGGCGCAGGGCTACCACTTCTTCAAGCCGATGCCGGCGGACAAGATCAACGCCGTCCTCGGGTCGCTGCTCGACACCGCCCCCGGCAACGTCTTCCCGCTCCGCGCCGACGGCGCCTCCTGA
- a CDS encoding pyridoxine/pyridoxamine 5'-phosphate oxidase, translating to MTTRETLRALPVLAHQMPSFDPAGAPAEPMTLFADWLTEAVAAGVDEPHAMTLSTLDADGAPDARVLILKDLDATGWHFATSAISAKGRQLAADPRVALTFHWREQGRQVRVRGTARAADPAVSRRDFLARPEGSRIATLAGRQSAVLADRAELDRELADVRARLAADPELVAESHTVYAVVPASAEFWQADRERRHVRLRYRRAEGGWERELLWP from the coding sequence ATGACGACCCGCGAGACGTTGCGCGCACTGCCCGTGCTGGCCCACCAGATGCCGTCCTTCGACCCGGCCGGCGCGCCGGCGGAGCCGATGACGCTCTTCGCCGACTGGCTCACCGAGGCCGTCGCCGCCGGCGTGGACGAGCCGCACGCGATGACCCTGTCGACCCTCGACGCCGACGGCGCTCCGGACGCCCGGGTGCTGATCCTCAAGGACCTCGACGCGACCGGCTGGCACTTCGCCACCAGCGCGATCAGCGCCAAGGGTCGCCAGCTCGCCGCCGACCCCCGGGTCGCGCTCACCTTCCACTGGCGGGAGCAGGGCCGCCAGGTCCGGGTCCGCGGCACCGCCCGCGCCGCCGACCCGGCCGTCTCCCGGCGGGACTTCCTGGCCCGGCCGGAGGGCTCCCGGATCGCCACCCTGGCCGGCCGGCAGAGCGCCGTCCTCGCCGACCGGGCCGAGCTGGACCGGGAGCTGGCCGACGTCCGCGCCCGGCTGGCCGCCGACCCCGAACTGGTCGCCGAGTCGCACACCGTCTACGCCGTCGTGCCGGCGTCGGCGGAGTTCTGGCAGGCCGACCGGGAACGCCGGCACGTCCGGCTGCGCTACCGCCGCGCCGAGGGCGGGTGGGAGCGCGAGCTGCTCTGGCCGTGA
- the mca gene encoding mycothiol conjugate amidase Mca, translating into MAEQLRLMAVHAHPDDESSKGAATTAKYVAEGVDVLVVTCTGGERGSVLNPKMDRPDVWANIADIRRAEMDAARAILGIEQAWLGFVDSGLPEGDPLPPLPEGCFALQDVEGAAAPLVRLMRQFRPHVVTTYDEEGGYPHPDHIMTHKVTVAAFEAAGDPDRHPELGEPWQPLKLYYDIGFSKGKIMALHEGMLAAGLESPYEEWLKRWEDRPDKGPRITTRVECAEYFPVRDDALRAHATQIDPDGFWFHVPMELQQRAWPTEDYQLARSLVDSPLPESDLFAGVRETCHAR; encoded by the coding sequence GTGGCAGAGCAGCTGCGTCTCATGGCCGTGCACGCCCATCCCGACGACGAGTCGAGCAAGGGCGCCGCGACCACGGCGAAATACGTCGCCGAAGGGGTGGACGTCCTGGTTGTGACCTGTACGGGCGGTGAGCGGGGCAGCGTGCTCAACCCGAAGATGGACCGACCGGACGTCTGGGCGAACATCGCCGACATCCGCCGCGCCGAGATGGACGCCGCCCGCGCGATCCTCGGCATCGAGCAGGCCTGGCTCGGGTTCGTCGACTCCGGGCTGCCCGAGGGCGACCCGCTGCCGCCGCTGCCGGAGGGGTGCTTCGCCCTCCAGGACGTGGAGGGCGCGGCGGCGCCGCTGGTGCGCCTGATGCGGCAGTTCCGGCCGCACGTGGTCACCACGTACGACGAGGAGGGTGGCTACCCCCACCCGGACCACATCATGACCCACAAGGTGACGGTGGCCGCCTTCGAGGCCGCCGGTGACCCCGACCGCCACCCGGAGCTGGGCGAGCCGTGGCAGCCGCTGAAGCTCTACTACGACATCGGCTTCTCCAAGGGCAAGATCATGGCGCTGCACGAGGGCATGCTCGCCGCGGGCCTCGAGTCGCCGTACGAGGAGTGGCTCAAGCGCTGGGAGGACCGTCCCGACAAGGGCCCCCGGATCACCACCCGGGTCGAGTGCGCCGAATACTTCCCGGTCCGCGACGACGCCCTGCGCGCCCACGCCACCCAGATCGACCCCGACGGCTTCTGGTTCCACGTCCCGATGGAACTCCAGCAGCGCGCCTGGCCGACCGAGGACTACCAGCTCGCCCGCTCGCTGGTGGACAGCCCGCTGCCCGAGTCGGACCTCTTCGCCGGGGTCCGCGAGACGTGCCATGCCCGCTGA
- a CDS encoding thioredoxin domain-containing protein produces the protein MNRLANATSPYLLQHADNPVDWWPWCEEAFAEAKRRDVPVLISVGYAACHWCHVMAHESFENEGVAQLMNDDFVSIKVDREERPDVDAVYMTATQAMTGQGGWPMTVFATPDGTPFFCGTYFPRANFIRLLGSVATAWRDQREAVLQQGAAVVEAIGGAQAVGGLTAPFTAELLDAAAAQLASEYDRTNGGFGGAPKFPPHMNLLFLLRHHQRTGSAQSLEIVRHTCEAMARGGINDQLAGGFARYSVDAHWTVPHFEKMLYDNALLLRVYTQLWRLTGDRLARRVARDTARFLADELHKPGEGFASALDADTEGVEGLTYAWTAAQLVEALGEEDGRWAADLFAVTDEGTFEHGMSVLRLARDVDDADPAVRARWQGVVGRLLAARDARPQPARDDKVVAAWNGLAITAIAEFLQVAAVYASPDDEDANLMDGVAIVADGAMRDAAEHLAKVHLVDGRLRRVSRNGVVGEPAGVLEDYGCVAEAFCAMHQLTGEGRWLELASQLLDVALARFAAPDGGFFDTADDAERLVTRPADPTDNATPSGRSAVVAALVAYSALSGEVRYREAAEAALSTVAPIVGRHARFTGYAATVGEALLSGPYEIAVVTDDPADDPLVAAAHRYAPPGAVTVAGRTDQPGVPLLADRPALNGRSTAYVCRGFVCDRPVTSVDDLVAQLG, from the coding sequence GTGAACCGACTCGCCAACGCCACCTCGCCGTACCTCCTCCAGCACGCCGACAACCCGGTCGACTGGTGGCCGTGGTGCGAGGAAGCGTTCGCCGAGGCGAAGCGGCGGGATGTCCCGGTGCTCATCTCGGTCGGGTATGCGGCCTGCCACTGGTGCCACGTGATGGCGCACGAGTCGTTCGAGAACGAGGGCGTCGCCCAGCTCATGAACGACGACTTCGTCTCGATCAAGGTGGACCGGGAGGAGCGGCCGGACGTCGACGCCGTCTACATGACCGCCACCCAGGCGATGACCGGCCAGGGCGGCTGGCCGATGACGGTCTTCGCCACCCCGGACGGCACGCCGTTCTTCTGCGGCACCTACTTCCCCCGGGCGAACTTCATCCGGCTGCTCGGCTCCGTCGCCACCGCCTGGCGGGACCAGCGGGAGGCCGTGCTCCAGCAGGGCGCGGCGGTGGTCGAGGCGATCGGCGGGGCCCAGGCCGTCGGGGGCCTCACCGCCCCGTTCACCGCCGAACTGCTCGACGCCGCCGCCGCGCAGCTCGCCTCCGAGTACGACCGGACCAACGGCGGCTTCGGCGGGGCGCCGAAGTTCCCGCCGCACATGAACCTGCTCTTCCTGCTCCGCCACCACCAGCGCACCGGCTCCGCGCAGAGCCTGGAGATCGTCCGGCACACCTGCGAGGCGATGGCCCGCGGCGGCATCAACGACCAGCTCGCCGGCGGCTTCGCCCGCTACTCGGTCGACGCGCACTGGACCGTGCCGCACTTCGAGAAGATGCTCTACGACAACGCGCTGCTGCTGCGGGTCTACACCCAGCTCTGGCGGCTCACCGGCGACCGGCTGGCCCGACGGGTGGCCCGGGACACCGCCCGGTTCCTCGCCGACGAGCTGCACAAGCCGGGGGAGGGCTTCGCCTCCGCCCTGGACGCCGACACCGAGGGCGTCGAGGGGCTCACCTACGCCTGGACGGCGGCCCAGCTCGTCGAGGCGCTCGGCGAGGAGGACGGCCGCTGGGCCGCCGACCTCTTCGCGGTCACCGACGAGGGCACCTTTGAGCACGGCATGAGCGTGCTGCGGCTGGCCCGGGACGTCGACGACGCCGACCCGGCGGTGCGCGCACGCTGGCAGGGCGTGGTCGGGCGGCTGCTGGCCGCCCGGGACGCCCGCCCGCAGCCGGCCCGCGACGACAAGGTGGTGGCCGCCTGGAACGGCCTGGCGATCACCGCGATCGCCGAGTTCCTCCAGGTCGCCGCCGTCTACGCGTCCCCCGACGACGAGGACGCGAACCTGATGGACGGGGTCGCCATCGTCGCCGACGGTGCGATGCGGGACGCCGCCGAGCACCTGGCGAAGGTGCACCTTGTGGACGGGCGGCTGCGCCGGGTCTCCCGGAACGGGGTGGTCGGCGAGCCGGCCGGCGTGCTGGAGGACTACGGCTGCGTGGCCGAGGCGTTCTGCGCCATGCACCAGCTCACCGGCGAGGGGCGCTGGCTGGAGCTGGCCAGCCAGCTCCTCGACGTCGCGCTGGCCCGGTTCGCCGCGCCCGACGGCGGGTTCTTCGACACCGCCGACGACGCCGAGCGGCTGGTCACCCGGCCGGCCGACCCGACCGACAACGCCACCCCGTCCGGGCGGTCGGCGGTCGTCGCGGCGCTGGTGGCGTACTCGGCGCTGAGCGGTGAGGTGCGGTACCGGGAGGCCGCCGAGGCGGCCCTGTCGACCGTCGCGCCGATCGTCGGCCGGCACGCCCGGTTCACCGGCTACGCGGCCACCGTCGGCGAGGCGCTGCTCTCCGGGCCGTACGAGATCGCGGTGGTCACCGACGACCCGGCCGATGACCCGCTGGTCGCCGCGGCGCACCGGTACGCCCCGCCCGGCGCGGTGACGGTGGCCGGCCGCACCGACCAGCCGGGCGTCCCGCTGCTCGCCGACCGGCCGGCGCTGAACGGCAGGTCCACCGCGTACGTCTGCCGGGGTTTCGTCTGCGACCGGCCGGTCACCTCGGTCGACGACCTGGTCGCCCAGCTGGGCTGA
- the purE gene encoding 5-(carboxyamino)imidazole ribonucleotide mutase — protein MSTVGVIMGSDSDWPTMKAAAEVLDEFEVPYEVAVISAHRTPVKMIEYGRNAADRGLKVIIAGAGGAAALPGMVASVTPLPVIGVPVPLKYLDGMDSLLSIVQMPAGVPVATVSIGNARNAGLLAVRILAASDPALLKRMAAYQAGLAELVAEKDAALRASLG, from the coding sequence GTGAGCACCGTCGGAGTGATCATGGGCAGCGACTCCGACTGGCCGACCATGAAGGCCGCCGCCGAGGTGCTGGACGAGTTCGAGGTGCCGTACGAGGTCGCGGTGATCTCGGCGCACCGCACGCCGGTCAAGATGATCGAGTACGGCCGGAACGCCGCCGACCGCGGCCTCAAGGTGATCATCGCTGGTGCGGGCGGCGCCGCCGCCCTGCCCGGCATGGTCGCCTCGGTCACCCCGCTGCCGGTGATCGGCGTGCCGGTGCCGCTCAAGTATCTCGACGGGATGGACTCGCTCCTGTCCATTGTGCAGATGCCGGCTGGCGTGCCCGTGGCCACCGTGTCGATCGGCAACGCCCGCAACGCCGGGCTGCTCGCCGTGCGCATCCTGGCCGCCTCGGACCCGGCGCTGCTGAAGCGGATGGCCGCTTACCAGGCGGGCCTGGCGGAGCTGGTCGCCGAGAAGGACGCCGCGCTCCGCGCCTCCCTCGGCTGA
- a CDS encoding PadR family transcriptional regulator gives MSSEYAKEHTPMPDRPLNATAASLLGFLHDGPMTGWDLVTVAEQRIGAFWSLTQSQVYRELSAMAAAGLVRAGERGRRDRQPYEITEAGRAAFAEWAARPPAEETIRFPLLLTVLFGRHLPADRMAAFLAQHRAAHADRLGGYEQVAAALPEDADTVDPYSVATLRFGLAYERAVLDWFDALPPALRDPATEPRNTPGTEGRPTGDAED, from the coding sequence ATGTCAAGCGAATACGCGAAGGAGCACACCCCCATGCCGGACCGGCCGTTGAACGCCACCGCCGCCTCCCTGCTGGGCTTCCTGCACGACGGCCCGATGACCGGCTGGGACCTGGTGACGGTCGCCGAACAGCGGATCGGCGCGTTCTGGTCACTCACCCAGAGCCAGGTCTACCGGGAGCTGAGCGCGATGGCCGCCGCCGGACTGGTCCGGGCCGGCGAGCGCGGCCGCCGCGACCGCCAGCCGTACGAGATCACCGAGGCCGGCCGGGCCGCCTTCGCCGAGTGGGCCGCGCGGCCGCCGGCCGAGGAGACCATCCGGTTCCCCCTGCTGCTCACCGTGCTCTTCGGCCGGCACCTGCCGGCGGACCGGATGGCGGCGTTCCTGGCGCAGCACCGGGCGGCGCACGCCGATCGGCTGGGCGGCTACGAGCAGGTCGCCGCCGCGCTCCCCGAGGACGCGGACACGGTCGACCCGTACTCGGTGGCCACCCTGCGCTTCGGGCTGGCGTACGAGCGGGCGGTGCTCGACTGGTTCGACGCGCTGCCGCCCGCGCTGCGCGACCCCGCCACCGAGCCGCGGAACACGCCCGGCACGGAAGGCCGCCCGACCGGCGACGCGGAGGATTGA
- a CDS encoding 5-(carboxyamino)imidazole ribonucleotide synthase — MDSRTGLPVVGMVGGGQLARMTHQAAIALGQSLRVLALAPDDGAALVAADVQYGDHTDLAALRTFAKGCDVVTFDHEHVPTEHIRALAAEGVKLFPPADALLHAQDKRVMRERLGELGAPNPAWRPVVEPADLVAFGDEVGWPVVLKAARGGYDGRGVWLIDDAAQAAELGSTLLAGGTSLIVEERVALRRELAVQVARSPFGQVAAYPVVETVQRDGICVEVLAPAPDLPEELAVAAQQLAIDLATALDVVGLLAVELFETPTGLVVNELAMRPHNSGHWTIEGARTSQFEQHLRAVLDYPMGDTSLTAPVVVMANVLGGEPGGISIDERLHHLFAAEPGAKVHLYGKQVRPGRKIGHVTVLGDDLDDVRARAARAARWLREGHSEREE, encoded by the coding sequence ATGGATTCCCGTACCGGACTGCCTGTTGTCGGCATGGTGGGCGGCGGTCAGCTGGCCCGGATGACCCACCAGGCCGCGATCGCCCTCGGCCAGTCGCTGCGCGTGCTGGCGCTCGCCCCCGACGACGGCGCCGCGCTGGTAGCGGCCGACGTCCAGTACGGCGACCACACCGACCTCGCGGCGCTGCGCACCTTCGCCAAGGGCTGCGACGTGGTCACCTTCGACCACGAACACGTGCCGACCGAGCACATCCGCGCCCTCGCCGCCGAGGGGGTGAAGCTCTTCCCCCCGGCCGACGCGCTGCTGCACGCGCAGGACAAGCGGGTGATGCGTGAGCGCCTCGGTGAGCTGGGCGCGCCGAACCCGGCCTGGCGACCGGTCGTCGAGCCGGCCGACCTGGTCGCCTTCGGTGACGAGGTCGGCTGGCCGGTGGTGCTGAAGGCGGCCCGGGGCGGCTACGACGGACGCGGCGTCTGGCTGATCGACGACGCGGCGCAGGCCGCCGAGCTGGGCTCGACCCTGCTGGCCGGGGGCACCTCGCTGATCGTCGAGGAGCGGGTGGCGCTGCGCCGGGAGTTGGCGGTGCAGGTCGCGCGCTCGCCGTTCGGCCAGGTGGCCGCGTACCCGGTGGTGGAGACCGTGCAGCGGGACGGGATCTGCGTGGAGGTGCTGGCTCCCGCTCCGGACCTGCCCGAGGAGCTGGCCGTCGCCGCCCAGCAGCTCGCCATCGACCTGGCCACCGCGCTCGACGTGGTCGGCCTGCTCGCGGTGGAGCTCTTCGAGACCCCCACCGGGCTGGTGGTCAACGAGCTGGCGATGCGTCCGCACAACTCGGGGCACTGGACCATCGAGGGCGCCCGGACCTCCCAGTTCGAACAGCACCTGCGGGCGGTGCTCGACTACCCGATGGGGGACACCTCGCTGACCGCGCCGGTGGTGGTGATGGCGAACGTGCTCGGCGGCGAGCCGGGCGGGATCTCCATCGACGAGCGGCTGCACCACCTCTTCGCCGCCGAGCCGGGCGCCAAGGTGCACCTGTACGGCAAGCAGGTGCGCCCCGGCCGCAAGATCGGGCACGTCACGGTGCTCGGGGACGACCTGGACGACGTACGGGCGCGGGCCGCGCGGGCCGCCCGCTGGCTGCGCGAGGGACACAGTGAGCGCGAGGAGTGA